The Epinephelus lanceolatus isolate andai-2023 chromosome 19, ASM4190304v1, whole genome shotgun sequence DNA segment AAACTACTTGGCTGTATGTGATTTTATATGACATGCCAATTGAGATGCATCAAAGTAGCTTTTCCCGCAGATCTTGCAAAGGTATGGCTTCTCACCGGTGTGGGCTCTTCTTACGTGGACTAACAAATTCCGACTGCGTCCAAAAGCTTCTCCACACGTCTTGCAAggatacggcttctcacctgtgtggattcttgTGTGAGTTTTCAAGGCCCATGCCAGAGAGAATCGTTTCCCACAGATGCTGCAAGAATATGGCTTCTCGCCTGTGTGGGTTGTCAGATGGTGTTTCAAGTGATCTCTATGTGTAAAAGATCTCCCACATGTATCGCATTTaaacggcttctcacctgtgtgggttcTCATGTGGCTGGTCAAATGACTAATGTCTCGGAAATCCTTTCCACATTTTTTGCAGCaatatggcttctcacctgtgtggactcTGTTGTGAATGTTCAGTGTTACCTTTTGACTGAATCTTTTCCCACAGGTGTTGCAAcaatacggcttctcacctgtgtggactcTGTTGTGAGTGTTTAGAGCTGACATATGACTGAATGTTTTACCACATGTGTTGCAAGaaaatggcttctcacctgtgtgggttGTCATGTGGCCAATCAAGTGGCTCTTATATCGGAAATCTTTTCCACATGTGTTGCAAcaatacggcttctcacctgtgtggattctttTATGAGTTTTCAGAGTTGACATTCGATTGAATGTTTTCCCACATGTATTACAACAAAacggcttctctcctgtgtggattTTCAGGTGTGAATTTAACCGAGACTTAAACTTGAATACTTTCCCACAAGTGTCAcatttaaaagatgttttacCTGTGCAAGTGTTATGATCAATCTCTGACAAGCTGGGGTTGTCTACACGGTTAGTGTGAGTGTTGCTTGCGTCATGTTGACTCTGTTGTTCTGGCTCTGCTTCTCCAGTTGATGTTGAGTCTCCTTGCTCGTCTCCTTCCTCATCTTCACTCTCAGCTCCGTAAGAGCTGtgacagaggagctgctgctcaCTTTCCTCATCAGTAGGAGTCACTAGAAAGGTCTCAGTCTCCTGCTTCACttcaagctgctctccctcctgactgctgcacacttcctcctcttcctctttaatctgtggaggctctggctcctcttggtccacactggacttcctctcctcaatacagagctgctgctcagcgacaacctcctcctccttacacacatcttgctgtgggagctctggaggGACACGCAACAAAAGGAACACATATTACTCTGATGGCAAACAAGAAAATGCTCACATGCGAGCTGGTTTTATAAATATTAGTCTTCTCTTTTGtggtattaaaataataaagtgctACTCACCTGTCCTGTATAACCTTACTTCCGGTTTCCAAGCTATATCCAACAGTATGCGCTGACGGTCGATCTCTTTCTCGTACTCGACGATAGTTTTCTCAAAAACTCCCAATatttccacagcagcagcagttagtctCTCGCTGACAAACACTCTCAAATACTCAACTGTAGACATTGTTGCTTTGTCACAATTAAGCGTCACTGGAGGTTTTCCCGATGGACAAACCTGTTAAAATAAACTCCAACGCAGGTAACGCGACCGGCGCTTTCTTTTGTTGACTTCCGCTGGTGTTACACTATTATGTTCCGACAGtggagtgtttgtttttgttccgCTCACAACTGTTGGCTTACTGTACATGTGAGGTTGGAAGCTCCTGCCCTGGTTGCTAATGTTGATGCCTTTATTTGCCTGTATAAATCATAATTTGCGAATGGGTATCAAAAACTGCTCAATACCTAAACAATCCGTTTCAGgtattttacacattttctcATGTAAAGTACTTTAGCAAATAATTTTCAGGTTTTGATGAGGATGGAAATCCTGTCAGCTAgagttgtttaatttttgtctgcaacatttaattgatatatgtatgtattttctATTTCCATCAAcgtaatattatttttttgtttctggtttTAGAGCTGACCACAAAGAATATAGATGATGCACTCCATGGTGCTGTCAACAGATTAGTTTATGCAGTAGTAATGAATAGTTATGATCCGTGCCTAAAGAGATGTGGGCAACAAAatcctgttatttatttataaacccTCCAGTGGTGTTGaatcactcatgttttcatcctGCCAGTGAgtctttttgcagcagcattgataagtttatttgcacaacagTTGTATGCAAAACTGCTAATAAATCAATACTTTTTGGCTACACTAGGATGCTACTTtgatatttcatattttctttaaaa contains these protein-coding regions:
- the LOC117269892 gene encoding uncharacterized protein LOC117269892 isoform X2 encodes the protein MSTVEYLRVFVSERLTAAAVEILGVFEKTIVEYEKEIDRQRILLDIAWKPEVRLYRTELPQQDVCKEEEVVAEQQLCIEERKSSVDQEEPEPPQIKEEEEEVCSSQEGEQLEVKQETETFLVTPTDEESEQQLLCHSSYGAESEDEEGDEQGDSTSTGEAEPEQQSQHDASNTHTNRVDNPSLSEIDHNTCTGGRHICSYRMHICR
- the LOC117269892 gene encoding uncharacterized protein LOC117269892 isoform X1; translation: MSTVEYLRVFVSERLTAAAVEILGVFEKTIVEYEKEIDRQRILLDIAWKPEVRLYRTELPQQDVCKEEEVVAEQQLCIEERKSSVDQEEPEPPQIKEEEEEVCSSQEGEQLEVKQETETFLVTPTDEESEQQLLCHSSYGAESEDEEGDEQGDSTSTGEAEPEQQSQHDASNTHTNRVDNPSLSEIDHNTCTGKTSFKCDTCGKVFKFKSRLNSHLKIHTGEKPFCCNTCGKTFNRMSTLKTHKRIHTGEKPYCCNTCGKDFRYKSHLIGHMTTHTGEKPFSCNTCGKTFSHMSALNTHNRVHTGEKPYCCNTCGKRFSQKVTLNIHNRVHTGEKPYCCKKCGKDFRDISHLTSHMRTHTGEKPFKCDTCGRSFTHRDHLKHHLTTHTGEKPYSCSICGKRFSLAWALKTHTRIHTGEKPYPCKTCGEAFGRSRNLLVHVRRAHTGEKPYLCKICGKSYFDASQLACHIKSHTAK